In one Zymobacter palmae genomic region, the following are encoded:
- a CDS encoding DUF805 domain-containing protein produces the protein MALPINLLRWYAQALAKYAVFTGRAGYREFWSFVIVTLATLYALDDWGSSASPWRHAYSAYVCFLLMPSLSITVRRAHDINLRAWWLLLWIVVPILLFIGSCYLENFMFPVPYDEDPEMIDEPFCVLPLLVIFVVWPLLFILLIGFLCFPGTKGTNQFGPAPREAGASPKDDNASMP, from the coding sequence GTGGCACTCCCGATCAATCTCCTTCGCTGGTACGCACAGGCTTTAGCCAAATATGCTGTGTTCACTGGCCGTGCAGGGTACCGAGAGTTTTGGTCATTCGTCATCGTCACCCTAGCAACGCTATACGCATTGGACGACTGGGGATCATCAGCATCGCCGTGGCGCCACGCCTACAGTGCCTATGTGTGCTTTCTGCTAATGCCATCGCTCAGCATCACCGTACGGCGCGCTCACGATATCAATCTGCGCGCGTGGTGGCTGCTGCTATGGATCGTAGTCCCCATATTGTTATTTATCGGGTCGTGCTATCTAGAAAATTTCATGTTTCCGGTGCCCTACGACGAAGATCCCGAAATGATCGATGAACCATTCTGCGTGCTCCCCCTTCTCGTCATCTTCGTCGTCTGGCCACTGCTGTTCATCCTGCTCATCGGGTTTCTCTGCTTTCCCGGCACAAAAGGCACCAACCAATTCGGCCCCGCCCCTCGTGAAGCGGGAGCATCTCCCAAAGACGACAACGCCAGCATGCCCTGA
- the tatA gene encoding twin-arginine translocase TatA/TatE family subunit, whose translation MMGLSSPGHWLILLLVILLVFGTGKLRNLGSDLGNAVKGFKKAVNDDDDKPATTESKRIDTPHDADDVNRSK comes from the coding sequence ATGATGGGATTGAGTAGTCCGGGCCATTGGCTGATTCTGCTGCTGGTCATCCTGCTGGTCTTCGGTACTGGCAAACTGCGCAATCTGGGCAGTGACCTTGGTAATGCTGTTAAAGGCTTCAAGAAAGCCGTCAACGACGACGATGACAAGCCTGCCACGACCGAAAGCAAACGCATCGACACTCCTCACGATGCTGATGATGTGAACCGCAGTAAGTAA